The genomic segment ACCGGACTTCGGCCCCGACGAGTAGGATGAGTACACCCGCGACCATTCGTCCGCCGTCGGTTCGTGGCCTTTGGGCGCTCGGATTCGTCGCGCTCTCTCTCGGCGCCCTAGTCGCTGTACCTGTGTACTACGGGCAGCGGGTCGCCGTCGTACAGATGCGGATTACAGATGTGCTCGAGCCGGCGGCACGACTGAGCTCGAACCTTCTTCTGCTAAAGGCACGGCAGTTCGCGCGCATGGAGGGGTACCTTGCGACGGAGGATGCCAACACGCTCGAAGATCCGCCGCACGCGGCAATGACCGCACGAATGTTTCGGGATCCATACTTGTCAGCGGCGGCAGAAGAGGAAGCTGTTCTCGCTCAGTTGCAGGTCCTCGCTCCGTGGCTCGACGCGGTGCCCAGTGCACTGGGTGGCCAGAGCTTCTTCGACCGGCTTGTCCGACTTCAGACCGAATCGGTGGCATGGCGTTTTGGTAATCAGCGTCTGTTCGAGTTTGGCGTTAACGAGGGGGCCCGTGACCGCGTCCTCGCAGGGTACAACGACGTCCAGTGGGCCACGCGTGAGCTGGATCAGTCGATCCAGGCGGCGGTGGCCGATGGCCGGCGGCGGGTTGCCAACGAGCAGCGGCGGCAGACACGAATCACGAGGGTACTCGCGGCGGTGGCCCTGTTCGCCTCTCTGATTCTCGGTCGTGTAGCCCACCGCTACCGAGCGCTCACCACGGAGCGCGAGATCCAACGGCGGGAGGCGGTCCGGGGCCGAAGAGAGGTCGACGCGCTTCTCGAGGCGACGGGCGACGGGGTGCTCGGCATCGATCTGGAAGGTCGTTGCATTTCGCTCAACCGGGCCGGCACAGGGCTTGTGGGGTGGCCGGAGGGCGAGATTCAAGGTCGGGATGTCGTGGCCACGCTGTTTCACACCGATGCAGATGGGGCTCCCGTCACAGAGGACAGCTTTCCGCTCGCACAGACGGTCGCTGCGGGGGAGCAGATTTGGTCTGACGTGGGCGCGGTCATCTGGCGGCGGAAGCGCAGTTCATTTCCGGCGCGCTGGTCGGTGCAGCCGATGATCGACGGGACTGAACTGCGGGGTGCTGTCCTCACGTTCACGGACATGACGCAGATCCATGAAAAGGAAGAAGCTCTGCGACGGGCGATTCGGCAGCGCGAGGACGTGGTGGCTATCGTGTCACACGATCTGAGAAACCCTCTGGGCGTCGCGCTCGCGTCGGCGGACTTGTTGCTGGATCTGCCGCTCGACGAGGGGCAACGACGTCGTCAGGCCGAGATCATCCGCCGGTCGGGCAAGCGCATGCAGCGCCTGATCGAGGATCTGCTCGATGTCGCTAGGATGGAAGCGGGTGCCTTGGTGATACGGCCCTCTCACGAACCTCTCGCCCCGATCCTTGAGGAAGCTCGCGACCTCTTCCTTGGACAGGGAGCGGAACGCTCGATCAGCGTGGTGGTCGGCGACGGAGACCTCAGCGCACGAGTCGACCGTGACCGAATCATTCAGGCGCTCTCGAACCTTCTCGACAACGCGATTCGTCTAACGCCTGAGGGAGGCTCCGTCACTCTTTCGGCGGAAGAGGATGGCAACAATGTACTGATTTCGGTCGAGGACACGGGGCCGGGTATAGCCCCTGAGCTTGTAGGCGGGCTATTCGATCGATTCGCCCAGGGCGACGAGCTCGATCGGGGATCTGTTGGGCTGGGACTCTCGATCGTGAAAGGTGTGGCTACCTCGCATGGGGGGGACGCGTCGGTGATTTCCGTGCTGGGGCGAGGGAGCCGGTTCATACTGCACTTGCCGATGGGTGGCCCACCCGATGCTGGCAGAGGGGTGGAAACCACGGCCTGAGGGATCGAGCTTTACGAAGCCGGGACGCGGTGCTCCATCGCGTACGCTCGATACCCAGACACCTCGGCGGAGACGCGGGCCTCATCCCAGCCTAGTAGGACGCCCATGATCGAGGCGGCCTCTGAGGCTCCGCTCAAGCCCGAGTCTGGTGAGAAGAGGAGTAACGCCAGCCGGCGGTCCATGACGTCGATGAGCGTGGCCGCCATTTCTTTCATGACCGCCAGCCGCACCTCACCCCGCAGAGCGGGAACGTCCTCGCCCAGAGGGGCCAGCCAGGTCGGATCCTCACGCGCCAAGGCGAGGAGATCGTCAAGCTGGGTACCATACAAGAATCCGAGCCGCTTGAGAGTGGCCTCCGGCACACCTGCTTCTCCGAGTCGTTCTAGGCGGTCCTCGATGAACTTGGACACGTCCCCCGCCGGACATCCCGGCAGCCTTACCTCCGCCGTTCTGTCGTCCATGACAGGAGAGTCGCCCAGTGCGTTCAGGACTTCTTCGATGACGCGCCCGGCCATCCGTCGGTAGGTCGTGAGCTTCCCTCCTGCGATCGTGACCAACCCGTCGGGCCCGGGCCACACCTCGTCCTCTCGGGAGGTGTCGCGGGTCGTCTTTCCATTTTCCTCGATCAGGGGCCGGATACCAGCCCACGTCGTGAGCACGTCGTCCAGGGTGATCTCCGCGGCGGGGAAGCAGTCCTGAACCATCGCCAGGAGGTCCAACACATCCGCGCGGCTCGCGCGCGGGCTTTCCATAGGACCTGTGTACTCGTCGTCACTCGTTCCCACGTAGACGTAGTCCAGCCGTCGCATGGCGAGGCCGCGCCGACCCGTCTCTGACTTCAGGAATGCGGCTCCCTTGATTGGGAGGCGGCCCGCTGACAGCAGGATGTGGATGCCCTTGCTGGGCCGCAGCGCTTTGCGGGCGGCGAGGCCGGAGTCCTCGAGGACGCCCTGAGCCCAGGGGCCACCGGCGTTAACCACGATTCGTGCCTGGACCTCGTAAACGCTGCTGTCCGTTGTGTCTCGGACACTAGCGCCGTGGACGCGGCCTTCCGAGTCGGTGAAGAGTGACTCGGCGCGTGCGTGATTCGCCACCCGGGCCCCGTGGGCTGCAGCGGACTGAATATTCTCGAGGGTCAATCTCGCGTCGTCGGTGATGTACTCGACGTATTGGATCGCTCCGCGCAAAGGATCTCGGAGGCCAGGGAGGAACCTCCGTACTTCCTGTGGATCCAGGGACTGATGCCGATCCGAGTCGTCCGTCTCGGCGAGCCAGTCAAAGACCGCGAGGCCAGCTCTGATTTTCAGCACGGAGTCCGGAGAGAAGACGGGGTAGAGGAAGTCGAGGCGATGCACGAGGTGAGGGGCGATGGACTGAATCACCCGTCGCTCACGGGCCGACTCGCGGACCAGAAGGAAGTGGCCGTACTCGAGATATCGGACGCCGCCATGGACAATCTTGGACGATCGACTAGAGGTGCCTGCCGCGAAGTCGTCCTGTTCCACCAGTGCTACGGACCAGCCACGCAGGGCTGCGTCTCGCGCAACACCGGCTCCTGTGATGCCGCCGCCGATCACGAGCACGTCAACGGATTCGGTCGACATCGCTTCGAGCGCAGCGCTCCGTCCGGAGGGGGAGAAATCCGCGCTATCCGGCTTAGTGCTCATCGAGCATTCTCCGGTGAGGTGGGGTTGAGCGACTCCTTCCATTCCAACAGGTCAGCGACTTCGTTGGTCGTGATTCGCGGCACCCCCATGTCGAGCATGGACCGCGCAACAGACGTGGCGTTTACCGTCCAGCATGCCAGGGCGATATCGACTTCGCGACAGCGCTCCGCAATCCTCGGGTCACCGAGGAGAATCCGTGCATCGAAGTCCAGCATCGCGTCGGAATCATCTTTCGCACGTTCGCGCGCTTCGTCGACACGCGAACGCGCTTCGACGATGTATCCGATCCTCGCGCCCGGCTGGAGACTCCTGATCTGATCCAGTGCCCCCCAGTCCATCGAGATGAAGACGGTGTGCTCGAACAGGCCTGCTTTGTGGACTGCCGCTACCACCGACGACATTTCGTTACCCGAGCTGGTCCGCTTCACCTCGGCGTAAATCCGGCCCACACGGCCACGTAGCGAAGTCATGACGGCAGCGAGAGACGGGATGGGTTCGCCCACGAACGCCGGATCGAACCAGCTCCCTGCATCGAGCGTATCCAACTCGTCCGGCGTATGCAGATGCACGGCCCCGGTGCCGCTCGTCGTGCGGTCTAGCGTCTCGTCGTGCAGCAGGTATGGGGTGCCATCCGACGCGGGGTGTAGATCGAACTCGACAGCATCCGCACCGGCCGAGAGGCCGGCGTCGAGTGCCGCCCAGGTGTTCTCGGGGGCACGGGCGCTGAACCCTCGGTGGGCAATGATCTCGACGGGCCCCGGAAATCCGAACGGGCCCGCGGAATCGCTTCTGTCAGCCGTTGTCATCCGAGCCGGCGAGTTGTCGGGCGAACTCTTTCCCGTCGGACAGTCTGATGGAGCATTGCGATTTCCTGTTCCTGCAGATTGAGGCGCGGTTCCAGAATCCGTATTGTGTCGCCTGCTCCTTTTGTCTTGAACAGCCTGCTGAAGGCATCGCCTGTCGGGCTCATGGCGAAGCGGGCGGGAGTGCCGCTCACTGGAATCAGAACAATCAAGATTCCTAGGATGGTCCCCAGGGGTGCCGTCAGGTTGATGGGCTCAAGCTGTATGCACCCGGATTGTTTGGAGTCATGTCTTCGTCATGGTGTCTGGGCTGTGACCCCCGCGCAACATTTTTGCCGCGCGGGCTGATCCCCGGTCCAACCGCTCACGCTTCCGGACTATCAAAGTCGGTGCAGAGAAGGCTGATGAACTGGATCTAGGGGGAACCTTGGGCGAACGAGTGCCAGAGCATTACCAGATCGTATATACCGAGATGGAGCTTGGTTCGAGCACGGCTTTGTCCGTCCTCGCCAACTGGATGACCACCTTCGCGTCAATAGTCGAGGCGGTGGCCTTCTGCTCACCCCATTTCTTTTTCAGGACTCAGAATCAGCGCCGGGAGATCGGGATCCGCAGAGTCGCTCGTTCCCAGGCAAAGACGAGCGATCCGGCCGAGCCGGCGCCCTCGAAGCGGAAGGTAAGTGTCTCGACGAGCCGCCCAGGATCTGTCACCACTACTTCAAAGCTCCCGATGTCTGCGCTGCGCACATCAGGGCTGAGCGGGATCCCCCATCGGTTCGTATTCCCGTTTACTACGATGGTCCACTGACCCGTCTCCGCAATGGCGTACAGAGAGTAGGACCCAGGCTCAACGTCGATTCCCCCGAACGTCGCAGGGAAAGGTAGATGCAACGTCGTGGGCTCGTTCGCGCCGAACCGCCATGGCGAACCGAGGGCGTCATCGCCGCCGATCATAGTGCGTCCCCGAAGTGAAGGGCGACCATAACATAGTTTGGCGGCATCACCGCCCAGATCGATCATGACGGAGTCGGGGGGACTCGGCCGCTCGGCCAAGGCATCGGGTGCACCCCGAAACTGACACTGCGTCTGGGCCGCTCCGACCGCGGGTGCGGCGGCCATGATGGCCACCGCCATCCAGAAGGTCCAACGGTCTTTCATGGTTTCTGCCTCAACTCTCTGCCAGTGTGCCACCCAGTTTCAAGCGCGCCGCCCGGGCGAGGAGCGTCACCGCCTCATGGAAGGCCGGTTCTGCAGCCGTGGCTTGATAGCCCCTTCGAGTGCCTTCCCAGTTCCATCGTTCGTCTGCCGCAAGCCCTGCGAGGAAGTTGGCCAGCGATGCTTGGGATACACCTGACGCCCCTTCCGCGTTCGCTGGCCCTGACTCGGGCGGGTCCACCTAGGCCGGTAGGCGGCCTTCATCATCGAGCATCGCGATGGCCTTGTCGACGATCGAGCGTGCCAGCGTCACTACATCGGGTTCGGATGGGAGCATCGCCAGCGTCGATTGTACCATTTCGCCACTGAGGACTTCCATCTGGCGGATTTCCACTGATGTGCGGATAGCCGAAAGCGGAATCCATACCGCCTGGATCGAAAAGGCAGGCGTCACACTGACGCCAGTAGACGGTTGACCTAGCCGGCGCAGTTTACCACTTCGCTCGGCATCGGCAATGACCAGGAAGCGTCGACGTTTGACCTATTTCATTTCACGACGACGGAGCAGGCCGGCCGCCACCAGCTCGTTTACTCCGATGGAGGAGGAGATGCCTCCTCCGGGCCACACATAGAGCCCGCGGAAGTCGATGTCACCGACACTGATGCGGGTCGCTCCGTTCAGGGGAGTGGGTCGGTCCACCCGGAGCGCTCGCCGCTCAGCCTCGGCGGCAACACTCGATCCGGCCGTTGTCGCACGGCCCCCACACGCTGCGAGGCCGAACAGCGATACCATTAGCGCACGGGTGGTGCGCCCGTGACTGTGGGGTACGAATCTCCTGGATGTTCGGATCATGACCACTGAGATCTGGGTCGAGTGTCTGGCGGTCGACCGGTGCTGAGGGTGACGAAGCTGACTGATTCTCCCAAAGTAGTGCGTGCCGCGCGCTGACCTCCACCTTCCTGCAAGAACGCCACCGTGACCGAAGCCCTAGAAGAATTTCGATTCACCCACTCAGTTCCGGTGCGTTTTCGCGACATCGACATCGGTGGGCATGCTCATCATGCTGACGCCCTCATCTACTTCGAAGAGGCACGATGGGCTTACTGGATAGAGGTTGTGGGCCAAGGGCTCAATGAGCTGGATTACGTCCTTGCCGAGTGTCGCGTTCGTTGGCACGCTCGGGTGCTGTGGCCACAGGAGTTGGCCGTCAGCGTAAGAGTCGTCCGGGTGGGCCGAAAGCACTTTGAGATGGCGTATGAGGTCCGCTCTGCCGAAGGTGAAAAGCTGCAGAGTGGGGCGACGGTCCAAGTGATGTTCGACTACGACACCGGCAAGTCGAAGGCGATGCCCGACGAGCTGAAGTCAATTCTGGAGTCGTTCGACGGCCCGTTCTAGTAGGTCTATTTAGTCCCTGTCGATGGCCGCACCCAGGTGCAACAGGAGTTGGCAGGGGAGACTGGTTTTGCCTTCGACGTTGGCGCTGGGTTTGACCCACGCCATTATTTGTGAATAAATTCACATGCTTCACTTGCCGGGGTGTTTCAGTACAGGGACCTCCGGCTTTTCGTTGGCTGTAAGAGCATCTAACACGTTCGGGTACCGGTTCGGGCGAGACCCGCTTTGGTGGGTCGCTACATGTTGAGAAACCCCAGGGAGATAAGGCCATGCTTGGACGGCTCAAGCTGACACTCATGATCACTGCTGCGGCTGTGATCTTCGCGCCTGCAGCGCAGGTTGCGGCACAGGACGGTGGGCGCTTTAAAGTGCTGATTCCGTACTTCACCCCGCTCGAGGACGCGAAGGACAAATTCGGCAAGGAAGCGTCGAAGGAGCTTCGCGAACTTATGGGTAGCATGCCGACCCACGTGGCCCTGTCGGAGCGAGACATTAAGGATGAGGTCAAGAACTTCGATATGAAGATCCAGGATCTCGACTGCATTCGGACGCGACAGCTCGCGTCGCAGATCGATGTGCCGGTCGTGATTTGTGCCAGCTACACCGAGCAGGCGGACAAGAGTTGGGTCATCTCCGCCGAAGTATGGGACATCGCGGGGTCCGAGTCGTTCCCGATCGAGCCGTTCCCGATTGGTGAGAAGGATGAGGAAGGCGCGGCAGTACACATTTATGACGCGTTCGAGCGCTACTCGACGACGGTCCGTTCAGCGGCCATCTGTAACGATTACTACGCCAGTCAGCAGTGGGAGAACGCTCTCCGCAACTGCGACGAGTCGCTGGGCCTTAATCCGAACTCGATGGGTACTCGCTACCTCCGCGGGCTCGTTCTCTATGAAATGGAGAACCACACGGATGCGCTGATCGAGTTCGAGACGGTTATCGCGGCCAACCCGTACCATGAAGACGCGCTGCAGCGGGCGGGCTACATCGCTGCGCTCACGGACCAGGACACAAAGGCCCGTGAGTACTACTCGCGTTACCTTGAGATCAACCCGGGCAACGCTGCGATCCGCATGCGGATCGCGTATGAGCTGGCCCAGGCCGGTGACCCGGTTGGTGCCATGGAGTTCATTCAGGTCGGACTGGACGTCGATTCCGAGAACGTCGATCTGCACGAGCAGTACGGTGGGTTCGCGTTCAGCGCCGCGCTGGAAATTCAGCAGGAAGCGGCGGTAGGTGCTGAGAACGGCGGTGATGCCGTAGCCCCTGAGGCGGTCGGTTACTACCGCGAGGCGATCGCTTCGTACGAAAAGGTCTTTGAGGCGAAGGGCGCCGAGACTCCGGTGGGCCATCTGTCCAACGTCATTTCGGCATACATCCAACTCGAAGATCTCGAATCTGCGATCTCACTTGGTGAGCGGGTGCTTCAGACCCACGGTGACGAAGATCGCCTGTGGCTTCTTTATGCCGATGCGCTCCAGCGCAATGAGAGACTCGATGACGCGATCACCGCGCTCGACCGAGTCATGGAAATCAATCCGGACCACCCGAATGCTGCGCTCCGTCAGGGTAATTGGCTGATCCAGGCCGGTCGCGTGAGTGACGCAGTGGACGTGCTGAGTGTTGCTGCGGAGAACAACCCACAGCAGGCGCAGCAGGCGGCCCAGATGGTATTCGCCGAAGCCTACCAGAACGGTGTGGAGAAAGACGACTACATGTACGCCGCGTCAGCGGTGTCCGACGCAAAGCGTATTCCGAACCTCTCTGAGACCATGATGAACCAGCTGAACTTCTGGCATGGTTACAGCCTCTATCAGCGGGCCTTGGCCGAGCAGGAGCCGCAGACGCTGCCATCTGCGAATCTGTCGTTGCCAAAGTTCTACCAGGCGCTCGAGTTTCTGAACCTCGCCGGTGACTATCCCGAGTCTGTGGGCGTGAACCTGCAGCAGCTGATCGACAACGCAGGGACGTACATCGAAATCCAGGACGCGATCATCAAGCGCGGTCAGTAGATGATCTGACGGACCCAGCGCCTCGGCGCTGATGGCGCCGCGGGGGAGAGATCCCTCGCGGCGTCTTTTTTGTGCCCCTCTGTCTGAAGATGCAATTGCAGGCCCCCCGGGCACGTTCTGTTGGGCCATCGGGGAGCGACCTCTTTCATGAATCGCCCCACTTCGCCCCACCGCTGATTTTCTCGCCCTCGAGAAGACTTTCGGTTTTCGTTCGGAAAAACGAAAAATTGACCTTGGGGCCAATCAACCTTTATCCCGGATCTATGCCGCCTTCGGGCTATATACGGGTCAAGAGAAAGGTAGGGAATTCGTAAAAAGCACCCTTGACGCGCTGTTCCACGACACCCTACCTTGATCCCAATCATCCCCACTTGCCCCCACTCTGTGCCACCACGGGAGCCACGTGAACGGTTTCGTCGGGCAGTATGAACATCAGATGGATCAGAAGGGCCGCATCAGCCTTCCTTCGGCGTTTCGTCGAGAGGCCGAGGGCGACCACTTCGTTCTGTTGCAATGGGAGGAGGGCTACCTGACCCTCTTTCCCCAGGAGAAGTGGCAGGAGGTCCAGGAGAACTTGCTTGAGTTCCGACGCGCCAATCCCGAAGGGTGGAACCAGGTGCGGATGATCATCGCCAATGCGGTCGAGGTTTCTCCCGACAAGCAGGGGCGGATTCTTGTCCCAGGTGCCCTCCAGGCCTCTGCAGGTCTGTCTGGCGCCGTCCTGCTAAGTGGGAACCTCGATCGGGTAGAGCTCTGGGACCCGGCGACGTACCTCGCCAAGGTCCAGGATCAGGCCGGCGACCTCGACAAGTTCTCATACCGGCTCTTCGGGTAACCGGCATGTCCGAATACCACGAACCCGCAATGGCGCCGGAGGTCCTCGACCTGCTGTCCCCTTCCAAGGGTGGCTTCTACATGGACGGGACGGTCGGGGGCGGTGGGCACACCCGTCTGATCCTCGACGCATGTTCGGACTGCCGCGTGCTCGCCGTTGATCGGGACTCGGAGGCTCTCGACGAGGCACGTGCCTCGCTCGCCGATCACCGGAGCCGGGTCCGCTTTCTCTCGACCCGTTTCGACAACGCCCCGAAAGACCCCGAAGTGAGGGACCGTGGCTTGGACGGCGCACTTCTCGATCTGGGGGTCAGTTCGCACCAGCTCGACGACGACGTCCGTGGCTTCACGTTCCGCCGGGGTGCGCCCCTGGATATGCGCATGGGCGCGGATCAAGGGCCCGACGCACGGATGCTCCTTGCCGTATCGAGCGAAGAAGAGCTGACACGGGTGTTTCGCGATTTTGGCGAGGAGCCACGAGCGCGGCGCCTCGCGCGGGAGGTGGTCAAGCGTCGTGCAACCGAACCTCTCGAAACCAGTGACGACCTAGTTGCGGCGCTGGCCGTTTCCATGGGACGGCCACCGAGCGCGAAAGAAAAGGCACGAATCTTCCAAGCTGTCCGTATCGCGGTGAATGATGAGCTGGAGGCGTTGGAGGTTGGGTTGCCCGCGATTCGCGACGCGATGAAGGCTGGTGGGGTGATGGTGGTGATCGCGTATCACTCCCTTGAAGACCGGGCGGTGAAGAACGCCTTCCGCGAGTGGAGCCGTTCCTGCGTCTGTCCGCCGGAGTTGCCGATCTGCCGCTGCCGTGGGGAGGCACTGGGTCAGACGCTGACGCGAAAAGTGCTTCGACCGTCGGACGAGGAAGTCCAGCGGAATCCACGGGCCCGAAGCGCCCGGCTCCGCGCCTGGCGGAGGGCTGCTTGATGGACGCCAGGGTCCTGGGTCGTGCAGCTATCACCTTTGCGGTCCTCATGTGGAGCCTGGGTCTCGTCACCTGGCGGCAGAGCCGGGCGCTCGAGGCGAATCGCACGCTTGATGACCTTCGTCGCCATGTGTCGGTCGCCCGCGCCGAGCGAGTCGAGATCGATCGTGGTATCCAGACTCTTCGGCGCAGGGTGCGGATTGTCACGGAAGCCGAAGCGCTGGGCATGCATACGCCAGATGCGACGGAGCAGGTATTCCTCTCGGCGGCAGGTGGGTCATGAGCCGCGCTAGGGCGATGACCGATCGGCCGCACCGTTGGCGCAGAGGGGCCGTCCTGGGGGGATGGCTGCTGTGCGTCGGGCTCGTCATTGCCCGCGCCGGGCAGATTCAGGTGGTGCAAGCGGATCGGTGGAAAGCAAAGGCGAATGATCAGCACACCGACCTTGAGGAGGTCGCCGCGCCGCGCGGAGCGATCTATGACCGTGGTGGCTCGCCGCTCTCGGTGACTCGTGACCAGGTCCGCGTGAACATCGCTCCCAACGAGGTCCGGAATCACGATGCATTGCAGGGCGCGCTAGTAGCCGGTCTCGGGCTAAGCGCGACTCGGGCCCGTCAGCATGTCATGAATGAGCGCCGCTGGAACGTCGTCGGCCTCTTCGCACCATCAGTGCGCGAGCAGTTCGCCGGTTTCTCGGGCGTGCACCTGGATCAGGTGTTCCAGCGGTACAGCCCTGCCCGCGATCTCGCACGTGGCGTGCTCGGCGTCGTGATCGACGACGAAGGACGTGGCGGGGTCGAGCGGATCTATGACCACCACCTCCGCGGAACCCCAGGCAGCAGAATCGTGCGACGGAACAACCTGGGCACACCGATCCCCGGCGACCGGGTGATCGTGCAGGCGCCGCAGGCCGGAGGCCAGGTCGTGGTTACGATCGACTCTGACCTGCAGGAGATCGCGCAGGCCGCGCTTCTTGAGGCGATCGACAAGCATGAGGCGCACGGCGGCGACATCCTGATTACGAATCCGTTCTCTGGCGAAATTCTCGCTCTGTTCTCCACCCGTGATGGGCACAATGGCGCCTTGTCCGCGGTCAACGCTCCGTTCGAACCGGGCTCCACGCTGAAGCCATTTACCGTGGCTGGCCTGCTCGACCACGACCTCGCCACGATGCGAGACACCGTCGATGCCGAGAGCGGCCGGTGGCAGGCACCTGGCCGTATCCTGACCGATACGCACACGGAAGGCTGGATGACGCTCCGCGAAGCGCTTCGGGAGTCGTCGAACATCGGCATCGCCAAGATGGCCCAACTGATGTCGCCTGGAGTCCAGTATGAGAATCTCCGTGACTTCGGCTTTGGGACACTCACTGGAGTCGAACTGCCAGGTGAGGTCGCAGGCACGCTGAGACGTCCCGATCGCTGGAGTGCGCTGTCGCCGGCCTCTCTCGCCATCGGTTACGAGGTTTCGGTCACACCGCTGCAGATGGCGATGGCGTACGGAGCGCTGGCCAACGGCGGACTCCTCATGCAGCCCCGTCTGATACGAGAGGTCCGGGCGGCCGATGGCTCCGTGCTCGAAACGTTCGAGCCGTTGGTGGTTCGTCGTGTCGTCGCGAAGGAGACCGCACACCTCGTCGGCGGTGCGCTCGAAGATGTCGTTACGATCGGTACCGGCTCGCTGGCTCAGCTAGGCTCCTTCCGGGTGGCGGGGAAGAGCGGCACGGCTCGCTTCAGCAGCAACGGAGGGTACAGTAGAGGCGACTACTCGTCGTCTTTCGTGGGGTACTTCCCAGCCGACAAGCCACAGCTCGTCGTCTTCGTCAAACTCGATCGCCCGCAGGACGGGACGTACTACGGCGGCGCGGTGGCTGCCCCCGTAACCCGCATGACGATGGAAGCCGCGCTGGCCGCCGCTCCTCCGGCGATTCGGCTGGGCGCACTGGTCAATTCTCAGGCGCGGAACGCGGCTGCACCTTCACTGGCTCCTCAATTCACGAGTGGCCGCCCCATGCGGGCTCTCCCGCCTCTCGAGAGTGGTTGGGACTCCGAGGAAGGCGTCTCGGCAGAGTCGTCCGATGGCCCAGTAAGGCTGCCCGAACTCTCCGGACTGCCTTCACGTCGGGCCATTCTGAATCTGCATCAATTCGGCCTTCGGGCTGCCCATGCCGAATCAGGCGAGGTGATCGGCACGATACCAGTGGCTGGAACACTCGTGATGCAGGGAGACACGATTCGTCTCCGGTACCGGGGTCAGACCTATGAGTGACGCGGTCCGGACGCTCGCTGCTGTCGGAGATGTCCTCCGGTCAGCCGACCTCCTCCGGGAACAGGTTGGCCCGGGGGACGTCGTCGTTCAGGGTGTTGCCCTGGACTCGCGCGCGTGTCGTCCGGGTGACCTCTTCCTCGCGTGGGAGGGGCTCCGTTTTGACGCACACGACTTCGTCGCCGCAGCAGCGGAAGCAGGCGCGGTTGCCGCGATCGTCGAACGCCGAGTCGATGTCGATTTGCCTCAGCTCGTGGTCCACAACGGCCGTCGGGCCGCGGCGCTTGCGAGCTCCGCCGTAATGGGTGACCCGGGGAACGAGATGTTCACGGTTGCAGTCACTGGGACGAACGGGAAGTCGTCTACCGCGATGCTCATCCGGCATCTCTTGTCGCCGGATTTGCCGACCGGGATGATCGGGACGTTTGGACTGTTCGACGAAGAAGGCTTTCGGCCCGGTACCGAGGGGCTGACCACTCCCGATCCTGTTCAGTTGGCGGGTTGGATGCGCGACCTCTCGGACCGCGGCGTTCGCGCTGTCGTGATGGAAGCTTCATCCCATGCACTGGATCAGAACCGACTGGACGGCATCGAGTTCGACGTCGGCGTATTCACGAACCTGTCGCAGGACCACCTGGACTACCACGAGACCATGGAGGCCTATCGCACCGCCAAGGTCCGTCTGGTCGACCTGGTCTCCGGAGACGGTGACATCGTGGTCAACGCCGGGGATCCCGCGTGGGACGGGTTGAATGATGATGCTCGGACGGTTCGCCTGTATGCGGACGCAGATCGCGTTTCAAATTGCGGCCCGGTTCATCTACTGGCTTCGTTCATTGGTCCGGCCGAGACCGGATCGGGTTCGAGAGCCGGAACGACCTTTGGTCTGGTTGTCGACGGAGACGTCGAGAACATGACGATCGTGCGGACGCCTTACCGTGGACGCTTCAACGTCGAGAACACACTCGCGGCGATCGCTACT from the Longimicrobiales bacterium genome contains:
- a CDS encoding penicillin-binding transpeptidase domain-containing protein codes for the protein MSRARAMTDRPHRWRRGAVLGGWLLCVGLVIARAGQIQVVQADRWKAKANDQHTDLEEVAAPRGAIYDRGGSPLSVTRDQVRVNIAPNEVRNHDALQGALVAGLGLSATRARQHVMNERRWNVVGLFAPSVREQFAGFSGVHLDQVFQRYSPARDLARGVLGVVIDDEGRGGVERIYDHHLRGTPGSRIVRRNNLGTPIPGDRVIVQAPQAGGQVVVTIDSDLQEIAQAALLEAIDKHEAHGGDILITNPFSGEILALFSTRDGHNGALSAVNAPFEPGSTLKPFTVAGLLDHDLATMRDTVDAESGRWQAPGRILTDTHTEGWMTLREALRESSNIGIAKMAQLMSPGVQYENLRDFGFGTLTGVELPGEVAGTLRRPDRWSALSPASLAIGYEVSVTPLQMAMAYGALANGGLLMQPRLIREVRAADGSVLETFEPLVVRRVVAKETAHLVGGALEDVVTIGTGSLAQLGSFRVAGKSGTARFSSNGGYSRGDYSSSFVGYFPADKPQLVVFVKLDRPQDGTYYGGAVAAPVTRMTMEAALAAAPPAIRLGALVNSQARNAAAPSLAPQFTSGRPMRALPPLESGWDSEEGVSAESSDGPVRLPELSGLPSRRAILNLHQFGLRAAHAESGEVIGTIPVAGTLVMQGDTIRLRYRGQTYE
- a CDS encoding tetratricopeptide repeat protein → MLGRLKLTLMITAAAVIFAPAAQVAAQDGGRFKVLIPYFTPLEDAKDKFGKEASKELRELMGSMPTHVALSERDIKDEVKNFDMKIQDLDCIRTRQLASQIDVPVVICASYTEQADKSWVISAEVWDIAGSESFPIEPFPIGEKDEEGAAVHIYDAFERYSTTVRSAAICNDYYASQQWENALRNCDESLGLNPNSMGTRYLRGLVLYEMENHTDALIEFETVIAANPYHEDALQRAGYIAALTDQDTKAREYYSRYLEINPGNAAIRMRIAYELAQAGDPVGAMEFIQVGLDVDSENVDLHEQYGGFAFSAALEIQQEAAVGAENGGDAVAPEAVGYYREAIASYEKVFEAKGAETPVGHLSNVISAYIQLEDLESAISLGERVLQTHGDEDRLWLLYADALQRNERLDDAITALDRVMEINPDHPNAALRQGNWLIQAGRVSDAVDVLSVAAENNPQQAQQAAQMVFAEAYQNGVEKDDYMYAASAVSDAKRIPNLSETMMNQLNFWHGYSLYQRALAEQEPQTLPSANLSLPKFYQALEFLNLAGDYPESVGVNLQQLIDNAGTYIEIQDAIIKRGQ
- the rsmH gene encoding 16S rRNA (cytosine(1402)-N(4))-methyltransferase RsmH, coding for MSEYHEPAMAPEVLDLLSPSKGGFYMDGTVGGGGHTRLILDACSDCRVLAVDRDSEALDEARASLADHRSRVRFLSTRFDNAPKDPEVRDRGLDGALLDLGVSSHQLDDDVRGFTFRRGAPLDMRMGADQGPDARMLLAVSSEEELTRVFRDFGEEPRARRLAREVVKRRATEPLETSDDLVAALAVSMGRPPSAKEKARIFQAVRIAVNDELEALEVGLPAIRDAMKAGGVMVVIAYHSLEDRAVKNAFREWSRSCVCPPELPICRCRGEALGQTLTRKVLRPSDEEVQRNPRARSARLRAWRRAA